A single region of the Mycobacteriales bacterium genome encodes:
- a CDS encoding NAD(P)/FAD-dependent oxidoreductase — MTYDVIVIGGGPPGENVAERAHRGGLSVLLVEHELVGGECSYWACMPSKALLRPVELLEQAAALPGVREAVTGRLDAAAVFKRRDWFVGKDASKPFGHDDSGQQKWLDGAGIELLRGHGRLTGERTVEVSTPEGEVRTLTATHAVVLATGTTATVPPLPGLREAQPWTSREVTNAEKAPRRLLVLGGGVVGCEMAQAMRGLGAEQVTIVQHGPRLLPKAEPVASELLRKAFEAAGITVLTAAKAAAVRRPADEVTLVLDDGRELVGDELLVATGRTPATGSLGLETVGLEPGKYVQVDDSMQALGGWLYAIGDVTGRNLLTHMGKYQARVAGDVIAARAAGKPDDRPGMRASADDAWVPQVVFTSPQVCSVGLTAAQAGERGLDTRVVEYDVANVAGASLLADDYQGHATLVVDEDRKVVVGATFVGPDLAELLHSATVAIVGEVPLDRLWHAVPSYPTVSEVWLRLLETYGL; from the coding sequence ATGACGTACGACGTGATCGTCATCGGCGGCGGCCCGCCCGGCGAGAACGTCGCCGAGCGGGCCCACCGCGGCGGCCTCTCGGTCCTGCTGGTCGAGCACGAGCTGGTCGGCGGCGAGTGCTCGTACTGGGCCTGCATGCCGAGCAAGGCCCTGCTCCGCCCGGTCGAGCTCCTCGAGCAGGCCGCCGCGCTGCCCGGCGTCAGGGAGGCGGTCACCGGCCGGCTCGACGCGGCCGCGGTGTTCAAGCGCCGGGACTGGTTCGTCGGGAAGGACGCGAGCAAGCCGTTCGGGCACGACGACTCCGGCCAGCAGAAGTGGCTCGACGGCGCCGGGATCGAGCTGCTGCGCGGGCACGGCCGGCTGACCGGGGAGAGGACGGTCGAGGTCAGCACTCCGGAGGGCGAGGTCCGGACGCTGACCGCCACCCACGCGGTCGTCCTCGCGACCGGCACCACCGCGACCGTGCCGCCGCTGCCGGGCCTGCGCGAGGCGCAGCCCTGGACCAGCCGCGAGGTCACGAACGCGGAGAAGGCACCCCGCCGCCTGCTCGTGCTCGGCGGCGGTGTCGTCGGCTGCGAGATGGCCCAGGCGATGCGCGGCCTCGGCGCCGAGCAGGTCACGATCGTCCAGCACGGCCCGCGGCTGCTGCCCAAGGCCGAGCCGGTCGCGTCCGAGCTGCTGCGGAAGGCGTTCGAGGCGGCCGGGATCACCGTGCTCACCGCGGCGAAGGCGGCCGCGGTCCGCCGACCGGCCGACGAGGTCACGCTCGTCCTGGACGACGGCCGCGAGCTGGTCGGCGACGAGCTGCTCGTCGCCACCGGTCGGACGCCGGCAACCGGGTCGCTCGGCCTGGAGACCGTCGGCCTCGAACCGGGCAAGTACGTCCAGGTCGACGACTCGATGCAGGCCCTCGGCGGCTGGCTCTACGCGATCGGTGACGTGACCGGGCGGAACCTGCTCACGCACATGGGCAAGTACCAGGCCCGGGTGGCCGGCGACGTGATCGCCGCCCGCGCCGCCGGGAAGCCGGACGACCGGCCCGGGATGCGGGCGAGCGCGGACGACGCCTGGGTGCCGCAGGTCGTGTTCACGTCCCCGCAGGTCTGCTCGGTCGGCCTCACCGCGGCCCAGGCGGGCGAGCGCGGGCTCGACACCCGGGTCGTCGAGTACGACGTGGCCAATGTCGCCGGCGCCTCCCTGCTGGCCGACGACTACCAGGGCCACGCCACGCTGGTCGTCGACGAGGACCGGAAGGTCGTCGTCGGGGCCACGTTCGTGGGGCCGGACCTGGCCGAGCTGCTGCACTCGGCGACCGTCGCGATCGTCGGCGAGGTCCCGCTGGACCGGCTCTGGCACGCGGTCCCCTCGTACCCGACCGTCTCCGAGGTCTGGCTCCGCCTCCTGGAGACCTACGGCCTCTGA
- a CDS encoding MaoC family dehydratase N-terminal domain-containing protein yields MALDQSFIGRVYPPTPVYEVGREKIREFADAVGDANPAYRDPDAARALGHPDVIGPPTFGIVLSMEAGRQVITDPDLGLDYSRVVHGEQRFVSTRPIVAGDRLTVTVTVENIRAAAGNDMITTRGDVLTEDGEPVFTAYSTLVARGTAGG; encoded by the coding sequence GTGGCTCTCGACCAGTCGTTCATCGGCCGCGTCTACCCGCCCACCCCGGTGTACGAGGTGGGCCGGGAGAAGATCCGCGAGTTCGCCGACGCGGTCGGTGACGCCAACCCGGCGTACCGGGACCCGGACGCGGCCCGCGCGCTGGGCCACCCGGACGTGATCGGGCCGCCGACGTTCGGCATCGTGCTGTCCATGGAGGCCGGCCGGCAGGTCATCACCGACCCCGACCTCGGCCTGGACTACAGCCGGGTGGTGCACGGCGAGCAGCGTTTCGTCAGCACCCGCCCGATCGTGGCCGGCGACCGGCTGACCGTCACGGTCACCGTGGAGAACATCCGGGCCGCGGCCGGCAACGACATGATCACCACTCGCGGCGACGTCCTGACCGAGGACGGCGAGCCGGTGTTCACGGCGTACTCGACGCTGGTCGCGCGCGGCACCGCGGGAGGCTGA
- a CDS encoding pyridoxal phosphate-dependent aminotransferase, whose translation MGARVSDRIGAITESATLAVDAKAKALKAAGRPVIGFGAGEPDFPTPAAIVEAAAAACRDPRNHRYTPTAGLPELREAVAAKTARDSGFEVPAARVLITNGGKQAVYQTFATLLDPGDEVLLPAPYWTTYPEAIRLAGGVAVPVPADETTDYQVTVEQLERARTPRTKVLLFCSPSNPTGSVSSPALVEAIGRWAVEHGVWVVTDEIYEHLTYGDAQHVSMPTVVPELADRCVVLNGVAKTYAMTGWRVGWMIGPADVIKAAANLQSHLTSNVANVSQRAALAAVSGDLTAVHEMRAAFDRRRETIVRMLREVPGVECPEPLGAFYAYPSVRGLLDRELRGRTPRTSAELADLILDEAEVAVVPGEAFGAPGYFRMSYALGDDDLAEGVTRIQKLAAEAR comes from the coding sequence ATGGGAGCACGGGTTTCGGACCGTATCGGGGCCATCACGGAGTCGGCGACGCTGGCCGTGGATGCCAAGGCCAAGGCACTGAAGGCGGCGGGCCGCCCGGTCATCGGTTTCGGCGCCGGTGAGCCGGACTTCCCGACGCCGGCTGCCATCGTCGAGGCCGCGGCCGCGGCCTGCCGGGATCCGCGGAACCACCGCTACACACCCACGGCCGGCCTGCCCGAGCTGCGCGAGGCGGTCGCGGCCAAGACCGCGCGCGACTCCGGCTTCGAGGTCCCGGCCGCCCGGGTGCTCATCACCAACGGGGGCAAGCAGGCCGTCTACCAGACCTTCGCCACGCTGCTGGACCCGGGCGACGAGGTCCTGCTGCCCGCGCCGTACTGGACGACGTACCCGGAGGCGATCAGGCTGGCCGGCGGGGTGGCCGTGCCGGTGCCGGCCGACGAGACCACGGACTACCAGGTCACCGTCGAGCAGCTGGAGCGGGCCCGGACCCCGCGGACGAAGGTGCTGCTGTTCTGCTCGCCGTCCAACCCGACCGGCTCGGTGAGCTCGCCGGCGCTGGTCGAGGCGATCGGCCGCTGGGCCGTCGAGCACGGCGTCTGGGTCGTCACCGACGAGATCTACGAGCACCTGACGTACGGGGACGCGCAGCACGTCTCGATGCCGACCGTGGTGCCCGAGCTGGCCGACCGGTGCGTGGTGCTCAACGGGGTGGCCAAGACGTACGCGATGACCGGCTGGCGGGTCGGCTGGATGATCGGCCCGGCCGACGTGATCAAGGCCGCGGCCAACCTGCAGTCCCACCTGACCAGCAACGTCGCCAACGTCTCGCAGCGGGCGGCGCTGGCCGCGGTCAGCGGCGACCTCACCGCCGTGCACGAGATGCGGGCGGCCTTCGACCGGCGCCGGGAGACGATCGTGCGGATGCTGCGCGAGGTGCCCGGGGTCGAGTGCCCGGAGCCGCTGGGTGCGTTCTACGCGTACCCGTCGGTGCGCGGGCTGCTGGACCGGGAGCTGCGCGGCCGGACCCCGCGGACCAGCGCCGAGCTGGCCGACCTGATCCTGGACGAGGCCGAGGTCGCGGTGGTGCCGGGCGAGGCCTTCGGCGCCCCGGGCTACTTCCGGATGTCGTACGCGCTGGGCGACGACGACCTGGCCGAGGGCGTGACCCGGATCCAGAAGCTGGCCGCCGAGGCCCGCTAG
- the secE gene encoding preprotein translocase subunit SecE, whose amino-acid sequence MSSSTRTDASDARPPRSSRTTTRRGGPVARLSRFFREVVAELAKVIWPTRKELVTYTAVVIVFVSVMCALVTGLDIGFGKLVTYVFG is encoded by the coding sequence GTGAGCAGCTCCACCCGGACGGACGCCTCCGACGCCAGGCCGCCGAGATCGTCGCGGACGACCACGCGCCGTGGCGGCCCGGTCGCTCGGCTGTCCCGGTTCTTCCGTGAGGTGGTCGCCGAGCTCGCCAAGGTCATCTGGCCGACGCGCAAGGAGCTGGTGACCTACACCGCGGTCGTGATCGTGTTCGTCTCGGTCATGTGTGCGCTGGTGACGGGTCTGGACATCGGCTTCGGCAAGCTCGTCACGTACGTGTTCGGCTGA
- a CDS encoding M1 family aminopeptidase, protein MNPALLRRRGAVLAVAAALAAGCTGSSGAFIDARSSAPAPSSGSAADSCPSSYAAPDPDRPKITLNFDLADDLRTVTGREDVTFTPDLPVRELVFRLTPNTDPSVRQGNRIQVTAATATPGGAPFRFERAGVTAGTQGGLLILPLSGEVPAGRRTTAHLEFTLTLGDGAFDRFGRVTDYAWWGSGAPLLAWERGVGWHEEPMLEFTAESATSEAANVDLTVTAPAKYTVLSSGTQDDPADAGNGRRRWHAVADRARDVSVAVGPFRTAKGTVGGTTVLVGTPPATSPAALLNEAERGVRELSDRFGPPPFPVINLARLPIGGGGIEYPGSILMLDDSRTVAVHELAHQWFYAMVGNSQARDPWLDEAFATFAEAEIDGPGGGGSQGGLRLPGRVGDSTTHYGSDEASYYSTTYGKGGAALLAARTAGPAAKFDAALRCYVNANAWRIAEPGDLATALAGLPASLKVLRAAGALP, encoded by the coding sequence ATGAACCCTGCTCTCCTGCGCCGCCGCGGTGCCGTGCTGGCCGTCGCCGCCGCGCTCGCGGCCGGCTGCACGGGTTCCTCCGGTGCGTTCATCGACGCCCGCTCCAGCGCCCCGGCCCCGTCCTCGGGGAGCGCCGCCGACTCCTGCCCGAGCTCGTACGCGGCCCCGGACCCGGACCGGCCGAAGATCACCCTGAACTTCGACCTGGCCGACGACCTGCGCACGGTGACCGGCCGCGAGGACGTCACGTTCACCCCGGACCTGCCGGTCCGCGAGCTGGTCTTCCGGCTCACCCCGAACACCGACCCGTCGGTCCGGCAGGGCAACAGGATCCAGGTCACCGCGGCGACCGCGACCCCGGGCGGCGCGCCGTTCCGGTTCGAGCGGGCCGGTGTCACCGCCGGCACCCAGGGCGGCCTGCTGATCCTGCCGCTGTCCGGTGAGGTGCCGGCCGGCCGGCGGACCACCGCGCACCTCGAGTTCACGCTCACCCTCGGGGACGGCGCGTTCGACCGGTTCGGCCGGGTCACCGACTACGCCTGGTGGGGCAGCGGCGCGCCGCTGCTGGCCTGGGAGCGCGGCGTCGGCTGGCACGAGGAGCCGATGCTGGAGTTCACGGCCGAGAGCGCCACCAGCGAGGCCGCGAACGTCGACCTGACCGTGACCGCGCCCGCGAAGTACACGGTGCTGTCCAGCGGCACCCAGGACGACCCGGCCGACGCGGGGAACGGCCGCCGGCGCTGGCACGCGGTGGCCGACCGGGCCCGGGACGTCAGCGTCGCGGTCGGCCCGTTCCGGACCGCGAAGGGGACCGTCGGCGGCACGACCGTGCTGGTCGGGACCCCGCCCGCGACCAGCCCGGCGGCGCTGCTGAACGAGGCCGAGCGCGGCGTCCGGGAGCTGTCGGACCGGTTCGGGCCGCCGCCGTTCCCGGTGATCAACCTGGCCCGGCTGCCGATCGGTGGCGGCGGCATCGAGTACCCGGGCTCGATCCTCATGCTCGACGACAGCCGTACGGTCGCCGTGCACGAGCTCGCGCACCAGTGGTTCTACGCGATGGTCGGCAACTCCCAGGCCCGCGATCCCTGGCTGGACGAGGCGTTCGCGACCTTCGCCGAGGCCGAGATCGACGGCCCGGGCGGCGGCGGCTCCCAGGGCGGCCTGCGGCTGCCGGGCCGGGTCGGCGACTCGACCACCCACTACGGCTCGGACGAGGCCAGCTACTACTCGACGACGTACGGGAAGGGCGGCGCGGCCCTGCTCGCCGCCCGCACGGCCGGCCCGGCGGCGAAGTTCGACGCCGCCCTGCGCTGCTACGTCAACGCCAACGCCTGGCGGATCGCCGAGCCGGGCGACCTGGCCACGGCGCTGGCGGGGCTGCCGGCGTCGCTGAAGGTGCTGCGCGCCGCCGGCGCCCTGCCCTAG
- the rpmG gene encoding 50S ribosomal protein L33, which produces MAATDVRPKITLACQECKRRNYITRKNRRNDPDRLEIKKFCPHDNKHTVHRETR; this is translated from the coding sequence GTGGCCGCCACCGACGTCCGCCCGAAGATCACGCTGGCCTGCCAGGAGTGCAAGCGCCGCAACTACATCACCAGGAAGAACCGGCGCAACGACCCGGACCGCCTGGAGATCAAGAAGTTCTGCCCGCACGACAACAAGCACACGGTGCACCGCGAGACCCGGTAG
- the rplK gene encoding 50S ribosomal protein L11 yields MPPKRKLTAVIKLQIKAGVATPAPPVGPALGQHGVNIMEFCKQYNAATESQRGQVVPVEISVYEDRSFTFVTKTPPAARLLLAAAGVEKGSGEPHKTKVASVSRAQVREIAQTKLPDLNANDLDHAERIIAGTARSMGITVND; encoded by the coding sequence GTGCCCCCGAAGAGGAAGCTCACTGCAGTCATCAAGCTGCAGATCAAGGCCGGTGTCGCGACGCCGGCGCCGCCGGTCGGCCCCGCGCTGGGCCAGCACGGCGTGAACATCATGGAGTTCTGCAAGCAGTACAACGCGGCGACCGAGTCGCAGCGCGGCCAGGTCGTCCCGGTCGAGATCTCCGTGTACGAGGACCGCTCGTTCACCTTCGTCACCAAGACCCCGCCGGCGGCGCGCCTGCTGCTCGCGGCGGCCGGGGTGGAGAAGGGCTCGGGCGAGCCGCACAAGACCAAGGTCGCCTCGGTCAGCCGGGCCCAGGTCCGCGAGATCGCGCAGACGAAGCTGCCCGACCTCAACGCCAACGACCTGGACCACGCCGAGCGGATCATCGCCGGCACCGCCCGGTCGATGGGCATCACCGTCAACGACTGA
- the nusG gene encoding transcription termination/antitermination protein NusG, whose translation MPAADIDAGDPAATDATGDEIPLDAEPADGALTAEPVVDEAADGATAGVEEEDEDPAEELRRALRTSIGDWYVVHSYAGYENKVKTNLESRIASLDMEDYIFQVEVPTEEVTEVKNGKRQQILRKVFPGYILVRMDLNDESWGAVRNTPGVTGFVGATSRPSPLTVDEVVKILVPATEKKEARPQIRVVDFEVGESVTVMDGPFATLPATISEISADAQKVKVLVSIFGRETPVELSFSQVSKI comes from the coding sequence CTGCCCGCTGCGGACATCGACGCCGGCGACCCCGCGGCGACCGACGCCACGGGAGACGAGATTCCGCTCGACGCCGAGCCCGCCGACGGCGCCCTGACCGCCGAGCCGGTGGTCGACGAGGCCGCTGACGGCGCGACCGCCGGGGTCGAGGAAGAGGACGAGGACCCGGCCGAGGAGCTGCGGCGTGCGCTGCGCACCTCGATCGGCGACTGGTACGTCGTCCACTCGTACGCGGGCTACGAGAACAAGGTGAAGACCAACCTGGAGAGCCGCATCGCCTCCCTCGACATGGAGGACTACATCTTCCAGGTCGAGGTGCCGACCGAAGAGGTCACCGAGGTCAAGAACGGCAAGCGCCAGCAGATCCTGCGCAAGGTCTTCCCGGGCTACATCCTGGTGCGGATGGACCTCAACGACGAGTCCTGGGGCGCGGTGCGCAACACCCCCGGCGTCACCGGCTTCGTCGGCGCCACCTCGCGGCCGTCGCCGCTGACGGTGGACGAGGTCGTCAAGATCCTCGTGCCGGCCACCGAGAAGAAGGAGGCCCGGCCGCAGATCCGGGTCGTCGACTTCGAGGTGGGCGAGTCGGTCACCGTCATGGACGGCCCGTTCGCCACCCTCCCCGCAACGATCAGCGAGATCAGTGCCGACGCGCAGAAGGTCAAGGTGCTGGTCTCGATCTTCGGGCGGGAGACGCCCGTCGAGCTGTCCTTCAGCCAGGTTTCCAAGATCTAG
- a CDS encoding EAL domain-containing protein, whose amino-acid sequence MALPALRTRRWDAVRSRIGPRVLTAILAVGAAAGWFAADLFGVHHPQPSPAWTPVALFAAFLLAEGSHIHIEFRRQNNSVSLSEIPLVLGLFLVDPLTLLVVRLLAAVVVSLLQHRAAVKAIFNLALFSAEVVVAAVVFYAFRSHAISHPLSWLAVLAALAAVTSLTVGAMQAVISLTDGPQSLARVGMAALLQSLLVTLNGAVGLVILMVLDVNAWGGIVLVVLCAVLLLAYRTYSRSFRQHANLRRVYGFSRLLELTRSADAPLGSALNEARDVLNASRLTLRLFGENPLSLSVDGDGHVSTPPDLDPEDPIAARARNSRSGVLLTGRKSEAALAARGAREIVLVPLRSGPNALGHLEFSDRQNSLSRYTAEDVQVADSLATRLTAAIENQDLVARLRHAAYHDLLTGLPTRARLGQHLEAAIDEGGDGVVALVQLDLDRFKEVNDSLGHTWGDELLVLVGQRLLRTSPAGAMVARVGADEFAVACRVSGAGAAADLAATLREAVSTSYPLAGLTIDAAATVGVALAPDHGDDSPTLMRRVDVALSNAKNVGRLISMYDRSMEQETLQRLRLVTELRAALAAGQVVVRYQPKVNLRSRELVGVESLVRWLHPEYGEVAPDRFVPLAEVTGLIGVLTDHVLRASLAQCRQWLDRDLRIPVAVNLSARTLADADFPDRVAGMLREYEVPPELLSFELTESSVMTEPEKMKPVLHRLHELGTGLSIDDFGTGYSSLSQLRRLPVDEVKIDKEFVFTMGTDLGDLAIVRAIIELGHSLGLRVVAEGVEDELARDLLAGNDCDVIQGYLVSRALDPDRLDAWLSARTAIRPGQPGVKGRRLQLLTG is encoded by the coding sequence ATGGCGCTGCCCGCACTTCGAACCAGACGGTGGGACGCCGTCCGGTCGAGGATCGGACCGCGCGTCCTGACCGCCATCCTGGCTGTCGGAGCCGCGGCCGGCTGGTTCGCCGCCGATCTGTTCGGCGTCCACCATCCGCAGCCGTCCCCGGCCTGGACGCCGGTCGCGCTGTTCGCCGCGTTCCTGCTGGCTGAGGGCAGCCACATCCACATCGAGTTCCGGCGGCAGAACAACTCGGTCTCGCTGTCGGAGATCCCGCTCGTCCTCGGCCTGTTCCTGGTCGACCCGCTGACGCTGCTGGTGGTACGGCTGCTGGCCGCGGTGGTGGTCTCGCTCCTGCAGCATCGGGCCGCGGTCAAGGCGATCTTCAACCTGGCCCTGTTCTCGGCCGAGGTCGTGGTCGCCGCCGTGGTCTTCTACGCGTTCCGGAGCCACGCCATCTCGCACCCGCTGTCCTGGCTGGCCGTGCTGGCGGCGCTCGCGGCCGTCACCTCGCTCACCGTCGGCGCCATGCAGGCGGTCATCTCGCTGACCGACGGGCCGCAGTCGCTGGCGAGGGTCGGCATGGCGGCGCTGCTGCAGTCGCTCCTCGTCACGCTGAACGGCGCCGTCGGCCTGGTCATCCTCATGGTGCTGGACGTGAACGCCTGGGGCGGGATCGTCCTGGTGGTGCTCTGCGCGGTCCTGCTGCTGGCCTACCGGACGTACTCACGATCCTTCCGGCAGCACGCCAACCTCCGCCGGGTGTACGGGTTCAGCCGGTTGCTGGAGCTGACCCGCTCGGCCGACGCGCCGCTGGGCTCGGCCCTCAACGAGGCCCGGGACGTGCTCAACGCCAGCCGGCTGACGCTGCGGCTGTTCGGCGAGAACCCGCTGTCGCTCAGCGTCGACGGCGACGGCCACGTCTCCACCCCGCCGGACCTGGACCCGGAGGACCCGATCGCGGCCCGGGCCCGCAACTCGCGCTCGGGCGTGCTGCTGACCGGCCGCAAGTCGGAGGCCGCGCTGGCCGCCCGCGGCGCCCGGGAGATCGTGCTGGTGCCACTGCGCTCCGGCCCGAACGCGCTCGGGCACCTCGAGTTCTCGGACCGGCAGAACTCGCTGTCCCGCTACACCGCCGAGGACGTCCAGGTGGCCGACAGCCTGGCGACCCGGCTGACCGCCGCGATCGAGAACCAGGACCTGGTCGCCCGGCTGCGGCACGCGGCGTACCACGACCTGCTCACCGGGCTGCCGACGCGGGCCCGGTTGGGGCAGCACCTGGAGGCGGCCATCGACGAGGGCGGCGACGGCGTCGTGGCCCTGGTCCAGCTCGACCTGGACCGCTTCAAGGAGGTCAACGACTCGCTCGGGCACACCTGGGGCGACGAGCTGCTGGTCCTGGTCGGCCAGCGGCTGCTGCGGACCTCGCCGGCCGGCGCGATGGTGGCCCGGGTCGGCGCGGACGAGTTCGCGGTCGCCTGCCGGGTGTCCGGCGCCGGGGCGGCCGCCGACCTCGCCGCGACCCTGCGCGAGGCGGTCTCCACGTCGTACCCGCTGGCCGGGCTGACCATCGACGCGGCCGCCACGGTCGGCGTCGCGCTCGCGCCCGACCACGGCGACGACAGCCCGACCCTGATGCGCCGGGTCGACGTGGCGCTGTCCAACGCCAAGAACGTCGGCCGGCTGATCAGCATGTACGACCGCTCGATGGAGCAGGAGACCCTGCAGCGGCTCCGCCTGGTCACGGAGCTCCGGGCGGCGCTGGCGGCCGGCCAGGTCGTGGTCCGCTACCAGCCCAAGGTCAACCTGCGCTCCCGCGAGCTGGTCGGGGTCGAGTCGCTGGTCCGCTGGCTGCACCCGGAGTACGGCGAGGTTGCGCCGGACCGGTTCGTCCCGCTGGCCGAGGTGACCGGGCTGATCGGGGTGCTCACCGACCACGTGCTGCGGGCCTCGCTGGCCCAGTGCCGGCAGTGGCTGGACCGCGACCTGCGCATCCCGGTCGCGGTCAACCTGTCTGCCCGCACGCTGGCCGACGCCGACTTCCCGGACCGGGTCGCCGGCATGCTGCGCGAGTACGAGGTGCCGCCGGAGCTGCTGTCCTTCGAGCTCACCGAGTCCAGCGTGATGACCGAGCCGGAGAAGATGAAGCCGGTCCTGCACCGGCTGCACGAGCTCGGCACGGGCCTGTCGATCGACGACTTCGGCACCGGCTACAGCTCGCTGTCCCAGCTGCGCCGGCTGCCGGTGGACGAGGTGAAGATCGACAAGGAGTTCGTCTTCACGATGGGCACCGACCTCGGTGACCTGGCGATCGTCCGGGCGATCATCGAGCTGGGCCACAGCCTGGGCCTGCGGGTGGTGGCCGAGGGCGTCGAGGACGAGCTGGCCCGCGACCTGCTGGCCGGCAACGACTGCGACGTGATCCAGGGCTATCTGGTCAGCCGGGCGCTGGACCCGGACCGGCTGGACGCCTGGCTGTCCGCGCGGACGGCCATCCGGCCGGGGCAACCCGGGGTCAAGGGCCGGCGGCTGCAGCTGCTCACCGGCTGA
- the rplA gene encoding 50S ribosomal protein L1, with protein MKHGKAYTKAAEQVDKTKLYAPLEAARLARETSTTKYDATVEVAMRLGVDPRKADQMVRGTVNLPHGTGKTARVIVFASGPKAAEAEAAGADVVGAEDLIARVQEGFLDFDAAIATPDQMSKVGRIARILGPRGLMPNPKTGTVTMDVAKAIADIKGGKITFKVDKQSNLHLVIGKASFPVEKLVENYAAALDEVQRAKPSASKGKYLRKVTFATTMGPGIPVDPNAIRNLLVEEQAG; from the coding sequence GTGAAGCACGGCAAGGCATACACGAAGGCGGCGGAGCAGGTCGACAAGACCAAGCTCTACGCCCCGCTCGAGGCGGCCCGGCTGGCCCGGGAGACCTCGACCACCAAGTACGACGCGACCGTCGAGGTCGCGATGCGGCTGGGCGTCGACCCCCGCAAGGCCGACCAGATGGTCCGCGGCACGGTCAACCTGCCGCACGGCACCGGCAAGACCGCCCGGGTGATCGTCTTCGCGTCCGGTCCGAAGGCCGCCGAGGCCGAGGCCGCCGGCGCGGACGTGGTCGGCGCGGAGGACCTCATCGCGCGGGTGCAGGAGGGCTTCCTGGACTTCGACGCGGCCATCGCCACGCCGGACCAGATGTCCAAGGTCGGCCGGATCGCGCGCATCCTCGGCCCCCGCGGCCTGATGCCGAACCCGAAGACCGGCACCGTCACGATGGACGTGGCCAAGGCCATCGCCGACATCAAGGGCGGCAAGATCACGTTCAAGGTGGACAAGCAGTCCAACCTGCACCTGGTGATCGGCAAGGCGAGCTTCCCGGTCGAGAAGCTGGTGGAGAACTACGCCGCCGCCCTCGACGAGGTCCAGCGGGCCAAGCCGTCCGCGTCCAAGGGCAAGTACCTGCGGAAGGTCACCTTCGCCACCACCATGGGCCCGGGCATCCCGGTCGACCCGAACGCGATCCGCAACCTGCTCGTCGAGGAGCAGGCCGGCTAG
- a CDS encoding MaoC family dehydratase, whose product MVRYDDVEVGTELPAQSFPVQRVDLVRYAGASGDFNPIHWNERFATSVGLPNVIAHGMFTMAEVVRVVTDWVGDPGAVEDYGVRFTRPVVVPDDGSGATIEVTGKVSEKLADKRVQVELSARSGGQTVLARARAIVRLG is encoded by the coding sequence ATGGTCCGCTACGACGACGTCGAGGTCGGCACCGAGCTGCCGGCCCAGAGCTTCCCGGTCCAGCGCGTGGATCTGGTGCGGTACGCGGGAGCGTCCGGCGACTTCAACCCGATCCACTGGAACGAGCGCTTCGCGACCTCGGTCGGGCTGCCCAACGTCATCGCGCACGGCATGTTCACGATGGCCGAGGTGGTCCGGGTGGTGACCGACTGGGTCGGCGACCCGGGCGCGGTCGAGGACTACGGCGTCCGCTTCACCCGCCCGGTCGTGGTGCCCGACGACGGGTCCGGCGCGACCATCGAGGTCACCGGCAAGGTCAGCGAGAAGCTGGCCGACAAGCGGGTCCAGGTCGAGCTGTCCGCGCGCTCGGGGGGACAGACCGTGCTGGCCCGGGCCCGGGCGATCGTCCGGCTCGGCTGA